A window of Desulfobacterales bacterium genomic DNA:
GTATGACGAGGACCATCTTGCCTGGCTCTACAGCAAGGCAAGCCTCCATGCCATTGACCGCTTCTTCATGCAGGTTCGCAGGAGATTATCGCTATTAGAGAGACCCATCAGCAGTTCGGCGAGTTTAGGCCGCCGCTGGTTCGGCTACGGTCCTTACAAACCGGTTATAGTTGGCAAACTGCTGGATATCTTCCGTGTCTTTTATAATTTCGTGGAAGTTGGCAAGAACAAGCAGACCCCGTCAATGCGGTTGGGATTGTCAAAGGGCAAAATAACTATTGAGGATATTATCTATTTTCAGTGATAAGGCTGCTTATGATTTTTCAGGCGGCACAGAACCTGGACGTTACGGAAGATTTCTTTTAGAAGAAAATGACCGCTGATACTTAGTGCATCGATTCGCAAATACAGTGACGTTTTTTTAGAACGAGAATCATTGGGTATGTTCACTCAGCACTTAGTCCTGAGTAAATAAATACGTTATCGTATTTATGAATCGAAGGACTTAGGCTGCGGCCATGTCCCCCGGAAAGGGGGAAGGCGCCATCTCTTGCAAGTTAAGACCGAATTTAAAGGGTTGGAAGATCAGGGTTACAATTGTTTTCCGAGTGCTTTCACAATGAGCACCCGGCTGATACAGGCAGCGGGTTATGACATTTAAATGCGGACGGATAATTCCCCTGGCCCTATGAAATATAAACAAATCCTATTTAAAAACGATAAGGACGGCAAGCAATACATCATCACAAATGATGACAGTTCTGCTTTTAAGCCCAATTTAAGTGATTCTGAAATTATAATCGGCCGATTATTTTCCGAAAATTGCCCCATCAACCGGAACTGCATCGATTATAGTGAAAAGGACAGGTCCAGCCGGTTTTGCGGACATTTCATAAACCTGATGCAGTTGACATATAATCTATTTTCCCCCGAAGGCCTGTTTTGCAGCAAGAGTAAAATGTATCACAGTGTTTCTGTGTTGAAACCTTACACGTGTCCACTTTCCAAAAGCACTTGCCTGGCGTGCGACAATCTGATCAATATCCGGGCAGTGCCCTTCCCGGAAAAATCCAACTGTCATGTCGTGTGCAACGGGGTTGGAATCAAGCGCTGATAAGGGCTGAAACAGGGGCGGGTAGTGCACGCGATGTGGCTGCTCACAAGGTTTGCGGCTTCCACAGAAAATAACCCGGTTTATTTCATGGCGTCTTTCCCGGGCTTTACAGGGGGCTTTATTCGGAGGCAGATCATCCCTGTAATAAAAAACAGCGCCACAAAGAGGTAAAAGGGGATCGCGTAGCTGCCGAAAAGATCAAAGCAGATTGCGGCAAAAATAGGCCCGCAGGCGTTGGCGGCGGCCTTAAACGGTATGGAGAATCCGTAAATGCTGCCGAGGGCCGTGCGGCCGAAAAATACCGCCCATATGAGGGAAACGACCGTGTTGCGGCCGCCGTGCAGGATCCCGTGCAGCGCCGCCAAAACAAAGACGAACCCCGTGCCGGCGCCATCGGCCAGTTTAAACGCCACCACCCAAAAAAACAGCAGAAATACCAACCCGTTTCCGAAAACATTTATCGCCAGAAGCGCCTGAATGCGAACCTTATCGGCCAGCATGCCCCAGAGAACCGACCCCATGGCGCCGAAAACGGCAATGGTGCTGAGGACCCAGACGGCGGTTTTCTGACTGAGTCCCTGGTCCGTCATAAAAGGATAAATATGAAAATTGATACCCGCCTGCAGGAACGGAATCAGACAGGTTATAAGGGTCAATATCCAGAATGTTCTAGTCTGGGTCGCCTGTGCCCGGGTCCAGACCGGTTCCGCTTCCTCAACCCCCGGGCCGTTCCTTTCTTCTTCTGCGTTTAACGGACCTTCCGTCCTTTTTTGGGGGATAGCCGGCGAAGCCCCGTCCGGTAACAATCCCATATCTTCTGGTCTTCGCCGCAGAAAGACCAGGGCGGGGATGCCGGACATCAGAAATACCACCACGCCCAGGGCGCCCCAGGCCATCCGCCATCCATAAGCCAGAATCAGAAATTGAATCATCAAGGGCAGCAGAGCGCTGCCGACCCGTTCGCCGATCCAGGTGATTCCCAGGGCCCGGCCCCGCTTGCGGACAAACCAGTTGGACACCGAAACGGTCACCACCAGGCTCAGCACGCCCACGGCGATCATTCGGCCTATACCGAAAAACAGGTACAGCTGCCAGATCTGCCTGATATACATCAAGGCGAACAGTCCCATGCTGAAAAAAACGATCCCCCAGAACGCCACCATCCGCGGCCCGTACCGGTCCAGGATCGGCCCGACAAACGGCGATACCAGCCCGCCGCAAATGGAACCGACGGCAATCGCTCCAGTGAATGCGGCCCGGCTCCAGCCGAAATCCTGGGCCATCGGCTTCATGAACATCGACAAAATATTCTGAAAAACGCCGACCTCCGTGACGCCGATCAAAAATGAGACGGCAACGATGACCCAGCCGTAAAAAGGCTTGCGCAAAATAAACTTCCTTTTATTCAGGATACGACATTGGACTATAAACAAAAATAAGTTGGGTACCCCTATGATAAATACAGACGGACGTCAAGCACAACTCAAAAGGGAACCCCAAGGTTTCAAACCCGATCCAAAACGGACAGCGGCGGGCCGCACGCTGTAAACCATAAGGATTTTTCCCTGTTATTTGTCAACCTCTGTTTTTTCTTGACTCAATAGCGCCTCTCTCTTATACCCAGACCATCAAAAAAACGACATCTTATCTCTAAAGGAAGACCCCAATGGAATACGTTCGCAAAGTTGATTTCGCGGCCATCGACAAGAGCGGTGCCGATAAGCAATTGATCCAGAGACTGTACGATCACACGTCGGGCGCCAAGAACTGCACCGTCAATTGCATCACGACCCCCGCCGGCGGCGGTTCACCGGGCGGCCTGCACACCCACGCCGTCGATCAGATTTTTTATGTCCTGCGGGGCACAATGCGCATTGAGATCGATGGCAAGCAGTACGGCTGCAGCCCCGGTTCACTCATCATCTTCCCTGCCGGCGTGCCGCATCGCAACTGGAATAACGGCAGCGAGCCGACGGTTCACCTGGCCTTTAATACACCGCTGCCCGACCCAAATGTCCCCTTTGTCCAACCCCTTTAACACGAAGGGTCCCTAAAGCGCACGGCTGCCAATAATATTGAATTACCCCCGAAAGAGATGGTGAATCTGTACCCTCAAATCTTGTCCCCCTTCTCCCAACCCGTCCTCTGTAGCAGGCCACTGCAGTGGGTGGACCAATTGGGCGAATACCCTTATTTTACAAAACCTTAGCCTATTCCCTGGTGATCGATCTACATATTTTGAAAGAATGAACCACATAATATGTTGCCATCTTTTTGTTTTTTTGCTGCTATATCACCTTTCTTCTCTATCTCCGGCTGCCGTCAAACACCTTTTATTTAACTGCTTCTATATTATTTTTTTGATATGATATAAATTAGTTATCTATCCATAAAATTATAACCCGGCCCAGTTGACTACTTTTTTGATGGCGACTCTGATATTGGCACTAAATGTGCATTTCTAACTATTAACAAACACCCCGCATCTCTTTATAGACAACCGAAACACCGATGAACCGGGCAATTTGTGATTGATATTTCGGCAGTGTCGGTTTAAAAAATTTCGAGGAGGTCATTAATGGCATTAAAGGGTGAAAAGGAAAGACGAGGCGGTAAAGACAGAAGACAACATAACGCCACGATACTGGCGCCGGATCGACGCAGCGGCAAGGATAGAAGGAAAACCAAAGGCAGGCGAAAGCGGGTCCTGTTGAAGACACTGGTCTACCTTTTTTTTACAATAACAAGTTGCAATCGACCGGCAGGATTCATCTGAATGGCGGATGAAGGACCCTCCGGTTCAGGCAGCGATAATATTTTTTTGTAATAATGGCTCCAGACATACATCTCTTTATGGCGCCCAATTAAAAACCTGTAAAACGTGTCCTTATGAAAATCATTGTTTCCCATATTAAGCATATTTTAACGAAACGCCTGGAAAAAAAGGGGGTGGATAAAGGCAAAATACCCGGACTTCTGAGAGATCTGGCAAATTTTGACTTTCTCAATCCCCATGTAAACCTTTTATATGTAAATGAACGCATGCATTATTTAGGCTGGAATGACCTTAAAATGGATTATCACACGCTTCAGCTGGCCATCGCTTGTTTTGTGTCCGAATGCCTGGAAAGCTCGTAAAGGTAGACCCGCGCGTTTTTACAATTACATTTTTTACATTTCAATTTCAGTCTGTTAAATTGACCCTGCAGTTGCATCAAGAACATGACATTGAAACTGATTATATCGTCTTTATTAACGGGAAAGCGTATGTCTGCCAGTCCACAAGACATAAGCGGATGGACGCCGGTCAACGGCAAGCTCAAAAAGGGTTATGGAATTGCGTCAGGTCAGGCACTGAATTCGCCCTACCCCCAGGGAAGTATCCTCCTGCAAACGCCTCACTTCCTCCAACGGGGTTTTGATATCCGGTGCTACTACCCCGGAACGCTGAATGTCTCCATTGCCCCCCTCACCTTTAAAATACAAAATCCCCGCTGGCGGTTCGACGACCTGGAGTGGCATGAGGGTCTATCTGAAACTTTTTCATTTTCGCAATGCCGTCTCCTTGTGGACCGGGATACGGTTGAGGGCCTTATCTACTATCCGCACCCGGATACGAAACCTGATCATTTCCACGACAACTCCACCCTGGAAATTCTGGCGCCATTCATGGGAAATCTTGCGGAAGGCGCCGAGGTTTTCCTCTGGCTGCCTTCTCAAGAAATTGAGGTTTCTTAAAACGGGTCGTGTTTCCGGGGCCAACAAAAATGATTCCGGATGCATTTTCTTCGACATATCTTGTACCAAAGCGATTCTATTATCAACTTTTCCAAAACCCTTCATGGATACTATGAGGAGGACGAGAAATGTCCGTTCAAGACAACATCGTAAAAGCCAAACTCATTGATGTATCCAAGGTAACCGGCTCGCCCTCTTTTTTCCTCAACCGGCCAACCATAAAAATAGGCCGTGCGCTGATCAATGATTTCGTGATTAAAGAAAAGACCGTTTCTGGAAAACACGCCGCCATTGAACAAAAACAGGATGGATACTTTCTCATGGACTTAAAGAGCACCAACGGAACCCGGATTAACGGAAAAAGCATCGATCCCAACGTACCTTATAAACTCACGGATGGCGATGTCATTTATTTCGATAAGTTCTCTTTTGTTTTTCAGCTTGAGAAAACCGTTCCGGAAAAACCCACCCGCATTTACGAAAGAACCATCGACATCGAAACCAACCCCCTGTCAATCGACGCACACGCGAAAGCCGCCGCACCCCCTGCGCGACCCGCCGGCGCCTATACCGGAACGATCGATATTGAAAGCAAGCCATCTAAAGTTTACAGCGAAATAACCAAAGTCCCCAAACCCGCCCCTGAGAACGGGGAGCCAACCAAGATCGGCAATTACGACGTCATCAAACTGCTGGGAAAAGGCGGCTTTGGTTCGGTCTGGAAAGCTACGGATTCCAAAGGCAAAGCGGTAGCCGTCAAACTGCTGAATCCGGACGCGCTTCAAAATGAAAGAGCCGTGAGAAAATTTTTCCATGAGGCCATTATCCTTTCCCGGCTGGACCATCCGAACATCTGCCGGTTTATTGATTTTTTTCCCTACAACCAGAATTTCGCCATCGTAATGGATTTTGTCCAGGGGGCCGATATGAAGAAGCTGCTCAAGGAACGGGGGGGGCCGCTTCCCTATGAAACGGCGTGCCGGATAGCCGAACAGACCCTTGACGCTTTCCATTACGCGCACCAGCAGTCCGTGCTGCATAGAGACATCAAACCGGAAAACATCACAATAGATGAAAACGGCAACGTCCGGGTCATGGATTTCGGTATCGCCAAACTGTCGTCTGCTGAAACCCAGCATACGTCCGCAACCATGATTTCCCCCGCCTATACGGCTCCGGAACGGTTTGATATCAAAAAGGATGTGACGCACCAGTCCGACATTTACTCGTTGGGGATTTTTTTCTATGAAATGTTTGCCGGCAGG
This region includes:
- a CDS encoding cupin domain-containing protein, with protein sequence MEYVRKVDFAAIDKSGADKQLIQRLYDHTSGAKNCTVNCITTPAGGGSPGGLHTHAVDQIFYVLRGTMRIEIDGKQYGCSPGSLIIFPAGVPHRNWNNGSEPTVHLAFNTPLPDPNVPFVQPL
- a CDS encoding MFS transporter; the protein is MRKPFYGWVIVAVSFLIGVTEVGVFQNILSMFMKPMAQDFGWSRAAFTGAIAVGSICGGLVSPFVGPILDRYGPRMVAFWGIVFFSMGLFALMYIRQIWQLYLFFGIGRMIAVGVLSLVVTVSVSNWFVRKRGRALGITWIGERVGSALLPLMIQFLILAYGWRMAWGALGVVVFLMSGIPALVFLRRRPEDMGLLPDGASPAIPQKRTEGPLNAEEERNGPGVEEAEPVWTRAQATQTRTFWILTLITCLIPFLQAGINFHIYPFMTDQGLSQKTAVWVLSTIAVFGAMGSVLWGMLADKVRIQALLAINVFGNGLVFLLFFWVVAFKLADGAGTGFVFVLAALHGILHGGRNTVVSLIWAVFFGRTALGSIYGFSIPFKAAANACGPIFAAICFDLFGSYAIPFYLFVALFFITGMICLRIKPPVKPGKDAMK
- a CDS encoding serine/threonine-protein kinase, which translates into the protein MSVQDNIVKAKLIDVSKVTGSPSFFLNRPTIKIGRALINDFVIKEKTVSGKHAAIEQKQDGYFLMDLKSTNGTRINGKSIDPNVPYKLTDGDVIYFDKFSFVFQLEKTVPEKPTRIYERTIDIETNPLSIDAHAKAAAPPARPAGAYTGTIDIESKPSKVYSEITKVPKPAPENGEPTKIGNYDVIKLLGKGGFGSVWKATDSKGKAVAVKLLNPDALQNERAVRKFFHEAIILSRLDHPNICRFIDFFPYNQNFAIVMDFVQGADMKKLLKERGGPLPYETACRIAEQTLDAFHYAHQQSVLHRDIKPENITIDENGNVRVMDFGIAKLSSAETQHTSATMISPAYTAPERFDIKKDVTHQSDIYSLGIFFYEMFAGRHPYKASTPVEMITAHLRTVPAPPEAFVDMPAEISRAILKALEKNPEDRFEDFSAFKSAMLGKAAGAPAGATAPPGALAFSGEHYRYGAAVLEMYLKAVRQYQNRARKFTLIQKGTLLELIIETIDGAPLHIIKDVEKIAAE